One region of Phragmites australis chromosome 18, lpPhrAust1.1, whole genome shotgun sequence genomic DNA includes:
- the LOC133898443 gene encoding BTB/POZ and MATH domain-containing protein 1-like: MGSGSKKTKSSHTTEAEQGTHVFKIVGYTHKKGIGVGKFIQSGIFTVGGYDWAIRFCPDGITEATKQYASVSLVLMSKKAEVRASYGLSLVNQTTGLPESVCSETTTRVFNSSHASCSSTMTLVTRGSKLELKSAGYIVDNCLTIECNVTVVKESQVSKTTAVLEIQVPPSDLSEHFGKLLEEEEGADVTFSVGGETFPAHKIVLSTRSPVFRAELYGKMKERRAWLVTVEDMQPDVFKALLHFIYTDSLPDWDDLDDNDYFEINRHLLVAADRYAMDRLKLLCASILVDYLAVENVATTLALADQHNCDRLKEVCIEFMASSGKMDAVVTTQGYANLKRTCPSILVDVLEKTSRYRKT; this comes from the coding sequence ATGGGGTCCGGATCCAAGAAGACGAAGTCGAGCCACACCACGGAGGCGGAGCAGGGGACGCACGTGTTCAAGATTGTCGGCTACACACACAAGAAGGGCATCGGCGTCGGCAAGTTCATCCAGTCGGGCATCTTCACAGTCGGCGGCTACGACTGGGCCATCCGCTTCTGCCCCGACGGAATCACCGAGGCTACCAAACAGTACGCGTCCGTCTCTCTGGTGCTCATGAGCAAGAAGGCTGAGGTGCGAGCATCCTATGGCCTGAGTTTGGTTAACCAGACTACTGGGTTGCCGGAGAGTGTGTGCTCTGAAACCACTACTAGAGTGTTCAACTCTTCCCATGCCAGTTGCTCCAGCACGATGACCCTCGTAACAAGAGGAAGCAAACTGGAGTTAAAATCAGCTGGCTACATCGTGGACAATTGCCTGACGATTGAGTGTAATGTCACCGTCGTCAAAGAATCGCAGGTGTCAAAAACCACTGCGGTTTTGGAGATCCAAGTGCCACCCTCGGACTTGTCGGAGCACTTCGGCAAGttgttagaggaggaggagggagcagATGTCACTTTTAGTGTCGGAGGAGAGACTTTCCCCGCTCACAAGATCGTGCTCTCCACGCGATCTCCTGTCTTCAGGGCGGAGCTTTATGGAAAGATGAAGGAGAGGAGGGCATGGCTTGTAACCGTGGAAGACATGCAGCCTGATGTCTTCAAGGCCCTACTGCATTTCATTTACACCGACTCACTGCCTGACTGGGATGATCTTGATGATAATGATTACTTTGAGATCAACAGACATTTACTTGTGGCTGCAGATAGATATGCCATGGACAGGCTGAAGTTGTTGTGTGCAAGCATTCTTGTGGATTATCTTGCTGTGGAGAACGTGGCAACTACGCTGGCCTTAGCTGATCAGCATAACTGCGACAGACTTAAAGAAGTTTGCATTGAGTTTATGGCCTCTTCGGGTAAGATGGATGCTGTGGTGACAACGCAAGGTTATGCAAATCTAAAAAGAACTTGCCCTTCTATCTTAGTAGATGTCCTGGAGAAGACAAGCAGGTATCGCAAAACATAG